In Electrophorus electricus isolate fEleEle1 chromosome 18, fEleEle1.pri, whole genome shotgun sequence, one genomic interval encodes:
- the zbtb41 gene encoding zinc finger and BTB domain-containing protein 41, with translation MKVKKKANAPRHSMVRQRVNAHAEMTTSIGRVEQSEVRSGIDSPFTAKATQGKRYLRISESDSCFLKFLNKDRQALSSFCDIAVTVCGKTYRAHKVVLAFGSSYFHAKLSENPGLDHVAIDNVEGSVFGHLLDFLYTSEFEVQETQIPSLTDAACFFDMMEAVNLLAGEATPAQGQEEAEEERPVEEEPEASSLEGTRKCQVSSEAQCSFCSRTFCYRKSLENHMAKMHSNDGQVEETPGTIVTTPAPPFGTRRSARQRRTPAKFENEGTEKIPMVENSTQQEVCANEAAISIEEDEVEEDEEEEKDHQQEKGEPLQQSSREETPNPMQVSRRHKDPADDTVPEESPALEMTSRKDAGLSSGHLAVTHTPAVHGTGHVYPEGLAPVVIQSSSKKTLKCPKCDKTFDRIGKYESHTRVHTGEKPFQCDVCLQCYSTKSNLTVHKKKHTSDAPVQRKDHKCPFCNKLHASKKTLSKHVKRFHPDHVQDFMNMRKRKSEGWKCDICHKSFTRRPHLEEHMILHSQDKPFKCAYCDDYFKSRFARLKHQEKYHLGPFPCDICGRQFNDTGNRKRHIECTHGGKRKWTCLLCGKSVRERTTLREHLRIHSGEKPHLCSICGQSFRHGSSYRLHLRVHHNDKRYECEECGKTFIRHDHLKKHRKIHTGERAHQCEECGKCFRRADHLTVHYKSIHLGEKVWRKYKVLVHQCEVCKKEFRGKTNLMTHFRTHSGEKPHRCVICNQTFRIKKTLTKHMVIHSDVRPFNCSHCSATFKRKDKLKYHMDHVHSARSLNQPSPDQSGGKPPCHMSSAEPPKPYHGTPKAALQGAPVDVCVPVTLVPVQMPEEAELVGHGAPHTILPPLQQQQQPPGAYQPPADLVFLEKYTLTPQPANIVHPVRPDQMLDPREQSYLGTLLGLDSTPAVQGMAAPEHAH, from the exons ATGAAggtgaaaaagaaagcaaatgcaCCTCGTCATTCTATGGTGAGGCAAAGAGTGAATGCTCATGCTGAGATGACAACATCCATTGGCCGGGTAGAACAAAGTGAAGTCAGGAGTGGTATTGACTCTCCATTCACTGCCAAGGCCACACAGGGAAAACGGTACCTGCGAATCTCCGAGAGTGATAGCTGCTTCCTCAAGTTCTTAAACAAGGACAGGCAGGCACTGTCATCGTTTTGTGACATAGCGGTCACTGTGTGTGGGAAAACGTACCGTGCCCACAAGGTGGTCTTGGCATTCGGCAGCAGCTATTTCCATGCCAAGCTTAGTGAAAACCCGGGGCTAGACCACGTTGCCATTGATAATGTGGAGGGCTCTGTTTTTGGGCACTTGCTCGACTTCCTTTACACATCCGAGTTTGAGGTGCAGGAAACCCAGATCCCCTCCTTGACAGACGCTGCCTGCTTCTTTGACATGATGGAAGCGGTGAATCTTCTAGCAGGGGAGGCAACCCCAGCCCAAGGGcaagaggaggcagaggaggagcgGCCGGTTGAGGAGGAACCTGAGGCATCTTCATTGGAAGGCACTCGGAAGTGCCAGGTTTCCAGTGAGGCTCAGTGTTCGTTCTGCAGCCGGACGTTCTGCTACAGAAAGTCTTTGGAGAACCACATGGCCAAGATGCACAGCAATGACGGCCAGGTAGAGGAGACCCCAGGAACCATCGTCACAACACCAGCTCCTCCCTTCGGCACCCGTCGATCAGCCCGTCAGAGGAGGACCCCAGCCAAGTTTGAGAACGAGGGGACCGAGAAGATCCCCATGGTGgagaacagcacacagcaggaaGTGTGTGCAAATGAAGCTGCTATATCTATTGAAGAGGATGAAgtggaggaagatgaggaggaggagaaggatcATCAGCAGGAGAAGGGGGAACCACTGCAGCAGAGTAGCAGAGAAGAGACTCCCAACCCTATGCAGGTGAGCAGGAGGCATAAGGATCCTGCGGACGACACGGTGCCTGAGGAGAGCCCAGCTCTTGAAATGACCTCACGCAAGGATGCGGGACTGAGCTCTGGCCATCTGGCTGTAACGCACACTCCAGCGGTCCATGGCACTGGTCATGTCTACCCAGAGGGCCTGGCTCCAGTGGTCATCCAGAGCTCCAGCAAAAAGACCCTCAAATGCCCGAAGTGTGACAAGACATTTGATCGTATAG GAAAATATGAGAGTCACACCAGAGTCCACACTGGAGAAAAACCATTCCAGTGTGATGTTTGTCTCCAGTGTTATTCCACCAAGTCAAATCTCACAGTGCACAAGAAGAAACACACTAGTGATGCTCCTGTCCAGAGGAAGGACCATAAATGCCCCTTTTGCAATAAACTTCATGCGAGCAAAAAGACCCTGAGCAAACATGTCAAAAG GTTCCATCCTGACCACGTTCAGGACTTTATGAatatgaggaagaggaaaagtgaaGGGTGGAAGTGTGAC ATATGTCACAAGTCCTTCACTCGTAGACCCCACCTGGAGGAACATATGATCCTACATTCTCAGGACAAGCCCTTTAAATGTGCTTACTGTGATGACTACTTCAAGTCACGCTTTGCCCGGTTGAAACACCAAGAAAAATACCATTTGG GTCCCTTCCCATGTGACATCTGTGGACGACAGTTCAATGACACAGGTAACCGTAAGAGGCACATTGAATGCACCCATGGAGGGAAAAGGAAATGGACCTGCTTGCTCTGTGGGAAATCTGTCCGCGAGAG AACAACTTTGAGGGAGCACCTGAGGATCCACAGTGGGGAGAAGCCACACCTTTGCAGCATCTGCGGCCAGAGCTTCCGCCATGGCAGCTCCTACAG GCTGCATCTTCGTGTCCACCATAATGACAAGCGCTACGAATGCGAAGAGTGTGGCAAAACTTTCATTCGTCATGATCATCTAAAGAAACACAGGAAAATACACACTG GGGAGAGGGCGCACCAATGTGAGGAGTGTGGAAAGTGCTTCAGGCGGGCTGATCACTTGACCGTTCATTACAAAAGTATTCACCTTGGGGAGAAGGTCTGGAGAAA GTACAAGGTTCTAGTGCACCAGTGTGAAGTGTGCAAGAAAGAGTTCAGAGGGAAGACCAATCTGATGACGCATTTTAGAACTCATTCAG GTGAAAAGCCACACCGATGTGTAATTTGCAACCAAACTTTCCGGATCAAGAAAACCTTGACCAAGCACATGGTCATCCACTCGGATGTGCGTCCCTTCAACTGCTCTCACTGCAGTGCCACCTTCAAACGCAAGGACAAATTAAAGTACCACATGGACCACGTCCACAGTGCCCGCTCGCTCAATCAACCCTCACCCGATCAGTCAGGCGGCAAACCCCCATGCCACATGTCCTCAGCTGAGCCACCAAAACCATACCACGGCACGCCCAAGGCTGCCCTGCAGGGCGCCCCCGTTGATGTGTGCGTGCCCGTCACACTCGTGCCCGTCCAGATGCCCGAAGAGGCTGAACTGGTTGGCCACGGGGCACCGCACACCATCCTGCCACctttgcagcagcagcagcagccgccAGGCGCCTACCAGCCACCTGCTGACCTGGTCTTCCTGGAAAAATACACACTCACGCCACAGCCGGCTAACATCGTGCACCCTGTGAGGCCGGATCAGATGCTGGACCCGAGGGAGCAGTCGTACCTGGGCACACTGCTGGGACTAGACTCCACCCCAGCCGTGCAGGGCATGGCCGCTCCTGAGCATGCCCACTAG